The following proteins are co-located in the Choristoneura fumiferana chromosome 23, NRCan_CFum_1, whole genome shotgun sequence genome:
- the LOC141440967 gene encoding retinol dehydrogenase 12-like isoform X2 has translation MHIIIVKPSVKNYIFKLLKFIKHQQVVCERSTDKRCCKMPFFSGRCLSTVKLVGKTAVITGCNTGIGKETALDFYKRGARVIMACRDLEKAAAAKSEIEEKCKDLTDTGKLIVVKCDLASLKSVRECAQTILDTEPQVKILVNNAGVMMCPKTKTEDGFEMQFGTNHLAHFLLTMLLLPRIRNSAPARIVTVSSKAHTRYDINFDDLNYEKRPYSAAEAYSQSKIANVLFSKHLAAKLKEHGIEGVNSYSLHPGVIKTELGRHLDESLFRGARTMIGIMLAAFLKTPEQGAQTTIYCSVDEKCAGETGLYYSDCVVKAASAKAQNDEYAERLWKNSMELVGLKDYNPFTAEDPGVKTN, from the exons ATGCATATAATCATTGTAAAACCTAGTGTCAAAAACTACATATTCAAACTTTTAAAATTCATTAAGCACCAGCAAGTAGTGTGTGAACGTTCAACCG ATAAAAGGTGTTGCAAGATGCCTTTCTTTAGTGGTCGCTGTTTGAGCACTGTGAAGCTGGTTGGCAAAACGGCTGTGATCACTGGATGCAACACTGGCATTGGGAAGGAAACAGCTCTCGACTTCTACAAgagag GAGCAAGAGTCATAATGGCCTGCAGAGATTTAGAAAAGGCAGCTGCTGCAAAATCTGAAATTGAAGAAAAATGTAAGGATCTCACTGATACAGGAAAACTTATAGTGGTCAAATGTGACTTAGCTTCCTTGAAGTCTGTACGTGAATGTGCACAGACAATACTGGATACAGAGCCACAAGTCAAGATCCTGGTGAACAATGCAGGTGTCATGATGTGTCCTAAGACCAAAACTGAAGATGGGTTTGAAATGCAGTTTGGAACCAACCACCTGGCTCACTTCTTATTGACAATGCTCCTCTTACCCCGAATAAGGAACAGTGCACCAGCACGAATTGTTACTGTCTCTTCAAAGGCACATACAA GatatgatataaattttgatgACCTTAACTATGAGAAACGACCATATAGCGCTGCAGAAGCTTATTCGCAAAGTAAAATAGCAAATGTGCTGTTCTCGAAGCATTTGGCGGCAAAACTAAAG gAACATGGTATTGAAGGAGTAAATTCGTACAGTTTACATCCGGGAGTGATCAAGACTGAACTAGGGCGTCATTTGGATGAGAGCTTGTTCCGAGGTGCTAGAACTATGATCGGGATCATGTTGGCCGCCTTCTTGAAGACTCCAGAACAAGGCGCACAAACAACCATTTATTGCTCAGTCGACGAAAAATGTGCAGGGGAAACGGGACTTTATTATAG TGATTGTGTAGTCAAAGCTGCGTCAGCCAAAGCTCAAAATGATGAATATGCTGAAAGGCTTTGGAAGAATTCTATGGAGCTAGTTGGACTAAAGGATTACAATCCATTTACAGCAGAAGACCCTGGAGTGAAGACCAATTAG
- the LOC141440967 gene encoding retinol dehydrogenase 12-like isoform X1, whose translation MMKFGMEIVWNPEDRIVLIRENYRSRGRTINKFFTNKFVRYKLTDKRCCKMPFFSGRCLSTVKLVGKTAVITGCNTGIGKETALDFYKRGARVIMACRDLEKAAAAKSEIEEKCKDLTDTGKLIVVKCDLASLKSVRECAQTILDTEPQVKILVNNAGVMMCPKTKTEDGFEMQFGTNHLAHFLLTMLLLPRIRNSAPARIVTVSSKAHTRYDINFDDLNYEKRPYSAAEAYSQSKIANVLFSKHLAAKLKEHGIEGVNSYSLHPGVIKTELGRHLDESLFRGARTMIGIMLAAFLKTPEQGAQTTIYCSVDEKCAGETGLYYSDCVVKAASAKAQNDEYAERLWKNSMELVGLKDYNPFTAEDPGVKTN comes from the exons atgatgaaatttggtatggagatagtttggaACCCTGAggacaggatagttttaatccggGAAAACTATAGATCCCGTGGGCGtacgataaacaaattcttcacaAACAAATTTGTGCGGTACAAG TTAACAGATAAAAGGTGTTGCAAGATGCCTTTCTTTAGTGGTCGCTGTTTGAGCACTGTGAAGCTGGTTGGCAAAACGGCTGTGATCACTGGATGCAACACTGGCATTGGGAAGGAAACAGCTCTCGACTTCTACAAgagag GAGCAAGAGTCATAATGGCCTGCAGAGATTTAGAAAAGGCAGCTGCTGCAAAATCTGAAATTGAAGAAAAATGTAAGGATCTCACTGATACAGGAAAACTTATAGTGGTCAAATGTGACTTAGCTTCCTTGAAGTCTGTACGTGAATGTGCACAGACAATACTGGATACAGAGCCACAAGTCAAGATCCTGGTGAACAATGCAGGTGTCATGATGTGTCCTAAGACCAAAACTGAAGATGGGTTTGAAATGCAGTTTGGAACCAACCACCTGGCTCACTTCTTATTGACAATGCTCCTCTTACCCCGAATAAGGAACAGTGCACCAGCACGAATTGTTACTGTCTCTTCAAAGGCACATACAA GatatgatataaattttgatgACCTTAACTATGAGAAACGACCATATAGCGCTGCAGAAGCTTATTCGCAAAGTAAAATAGCAAATGTGCTGTTCTCGAAGCATTTGGCGGCAAAACTAAAG gAACATGGTATTGAAGGAGTAAATTCGTACAGTTTACATCCGGGAGTGATCAAGACTGAACTAGGGCGTCATTTGGATGAGAGCTTGTTCCGAGGTGCTAGAACTATGATCGGGATCATGTTGGCCGCCTTCTTGAAGACTCCAGAACAAGGCGCACAAACAACCATTTATTGCTCAGTCGACGAAAAATGTGCAGGGGAAACGGGACTTTATTATAG TGATTGTGTAGTCAAAGCTGCGTCAGCCAAAGCTCAAAATGATGAATATGCTGAAAGGCTTTGGAAGAATTCTATGGAGCTAGTTGGACTAAAGGATTACAATCCATTTACAGCAGAAGACCCTGGAGTGAAGACCAATTAG
- the LOC141440967 gene encoding retinol dehydrogenase 13-like isoform X3: MPFFSGRCLSTVKLVGKTAVITGCNTGIGKETALDFYKRGARVIMACRDLEKAAAAKSEIEEKCKDLTDTGKLIVVKCDLASLKSVRECAQTILDTEPQVKILVNNAGVMMCPKTKTEDGFEMQFGTNHLAHFLLTMLLLPRIRNSAPARIVTVSSKAHTRYDINFDDLNYEKRPYSAAEAYSQSKIANVLFSKHLAAKLKEHGIEGVNSYSLHPGVIKTELGRHLDESLFRGARTMIGIMLAAFLKTPEQGAQTTIYCSVDEKCAGETGLYYSDCVVKAASAKAQNDEYAERLWKNSMELVGLKDYNPFTAEDPGVKTN, encoded by the exons ATGCCTTTCTTTAGTGGTCGCTGTTTGAGCACTGTGAAGCTGGTTGGCAAAACGGCTGTGATCACTGGATGCAACACTGGCATTGGGAAGGAAACAGCTCTCGACTTCTACAAgagag GAGCAAGAGTCATAATGGCCTGCAGAGATTTAGAAAAGGCAGCTGCTGCAAAATCTGAAATTGAAGAAAAATGTAAGGATCTCACTGATACAGGAAAACTTATAGTGGTCAAATGTGACTTAGCTTCCTTGAAGTCTGTACGTGAATGTGCACAGACAATACTGGATACAGAGCCACAAGTCAAGATCCTGGTGAACAATGCAGGTGTCATGATGTGTCCTAAGACCAAAACTGAAGATGGGTTTGAAATGCAGTTTGGAACCAACCACCTGGCTCACTTCTTATTGACAATGCTCCTCTTACCCCGAATAAGGAACAGTGCACCAGCACGAATTGTTACTGTCTCTTCAAAGGCACATACAA GatatgatataaattttgatgACCTTAACTATGAGAAACGACCATATAGCGCTGCAGAAGCTTATTCGCAAAGTAAAATAGCAAATGTGCTGTTCTCGAAGCATTTGGCGGCAAAACTAAAG gAACATGGTATTGAAGGAGTAAATTCGTACAGTTTACATCCGGGAGTGATCAAGACTGAACTAGGGCGTCATTTGGATGAGAGCTTGTTCCGAGGTGCTAGAACTATGATCGGGATCATGTTGGCCGCCTTCTTGAAGACTCCAGAACAAGGCGCACAAACAACCATTTATTGCTCAGTCGACGAAAAATGTGCAGGGGAAACGGGACTTTATTATAG TGATTGTGTAGTCAAAGCTGCGTCAGCCAAAGCTCAAAATGATGAATATGCTGAAAGGCTTTGGAAGAATTCTATGGAGCTAGTTGGACTAAAGGATTACAATCCATTTACAGCAGAAGACCCTGGAGTGAAGACCAATTAG
- the LOC141440968 gene encoding lysosomal acid phosphatase-like, translating into MEYDNEENTWRRPSVPKAGRVRCEPIPRRSTTVAVVVLGLAVLSCLLGYCVLSETLPYETRTLRLVIIFFRHGARTPTTTYKSDPFKVYQWPEGLGGLTNLGKLQLYELGKKYRNYYANFIDGEYYEKDVYVRSSDKSRCLMSAYTFLAGLYPPSERQTWHPEIPWQPIPVHSLPRDLDNIVASTKACNVWKAMYDELIEETSSDAKYTELYDYLSKYTNQTMRNVRDVDFLYSTLLSQQEAGLKLPEWTKNVFPNKMRTPFMLSLALLSYNETLQRFQVGPLFSEMKENLEKSVSYQPEDHGPAPRSLFVYSGHDVNVVGVWRALGYGLLEPEYGASLVFELHEENAQNFFLKVSWLLFYLTDNS; encoded by the exons ATGGAGTACGATAACGAGGAGAACACTTGGCGCAGGCCGTCGGTGCCGAAGGCGGGCCGCGTGCGCTGCGAGCCAATCCCGCGGCGCTCCACTACCGTGGCCGTCGTGGTGCTGGGGCTCGCCGTGTTGAGCTGCCTGCTCGGCTATTGCGTGCTCAGCGAGACCCTTCCATATGAGACTAGAACTCTGCGCCTTGTTATTATT TTCTTTCGCCATGGAGCTAGAACTCCAACAACAACTTACAAGAGTGATCCATTCAAGGTGTACCAATGGCCTGAAGGTCTAGGAGGTCTAACAAAT TTAGGAAAGCTTCAGCTCTAcgaattaggaaaaaaataccGCAACTACTATGCCAATTTTATTGATGGAGAATACTATGAGAAAGATGTGTATGTACGTAGCAGTGACAAGTCTAGATGCTTGATGAGTGCTTACACTTTCCTGGCTGGGCTGTATCCACCTTCTGAGAGGCAAACATGGCACCCGGAAATTCCATGGCAGCCCATTCCAGTTCACTCTTTGCCCAGAGATTTAGATAAT ATAGTAGCAAGTACTAAAGCATGTAATGTCTGGAAAGCCATGTATGACGAGTTAATAGAAGAAACAAGTTCAGATGCAAAGTACACTGAACTCTATGATTATTTGAGCAAATATACGAATCAGACCATGCGCAACGTCCGGGATGTGGACTTTCTGTACAGCACCCTGCTTTCCCAACAGGAGGCTGGGCTCAAGCTACCCGAATGGACCAAGAATGTATTCCCAAACAAGATGCGGACACCATTTATGCTTAGTCTTGCTTTGTTGTCGTACAATGAAACTTTACAGAGATTTCAAGTAG GTCCACTGTTCAGTGAAATGAAGGAGAACTTGGAGAAGTCTGTGAGCTACCAGCCGGAGGACCACGGGCCGGCGCCGCGGTCGCTGTTCGTGTACTCGGGTCACGACGTGAACGTGGTGGGCGTATGGCGCGCGCTCGGCTACGGGCTGCTGGAGCCCGAATACGGCGCCAGTCTCGTCTTTGAGCTCCACGAAGAAAACGCTCAAAACTTTTTCCTTAAGGTCAGCtggctgttattttatttgactgacaATTCGTGA